A portion of the Microbulbifer agarilyticus genome contains these proteins:
- the leuD gene encoding 3-isopropylmalate dehydratase small subunit — translation MRAFTKHKGVAAPMDRANVDTDLIIPKQFLKSIKRSGFGPNLFDELRYLDEGQPGQDHSKRPINPDFPLNHPRYQGASVLLARKNFGCGSSREHAPWALDGHGFRAIIAPSFADIFFNNCFKNGLLPIVLEEEIVDQLFAEMYEEEGYELVVDLEAQVVIKPSGETLAFEVDTFRKHCLLNGLDDIGLTLEDADDIREYEAKRREQAPWLFDAVK, via the coding sequence ATGAGGGCATTTACCAAGCACAAAGGTGTAGCCGCTCCGATGGATCGCGCCAATGTGGATACGGATTTGATTATTCCGAAGCAGTTTCTGAAGTCGATCAAGCGTTCCGGTTTCGGCCCGAACCTGTTCGATGAGCTGCGTTATCTGGATGAAGGCCAGCCGGGTCAGGACCACAGCAAGCGCCCGATTAATCCGGATTTTCCGCTGAACCACCCGCGTTACCAGGGTGCGTCAGTGCTGCTCGCGCGCAAGAATTTCGGTTGTGGTTCGAGCCGTGAACACGCGCCCTGGGCACTGGATGGCCACGGTTTTCGCGCGATCATCGCGCCGAGTTTTGCCGACATTTTCTTCAACAACTGCTTCAAGAACGGCCTTTTACCGATCGTGCTGGAAGAGGAAATTGTCGATCAGCTGTTTGCAGAAATGTACGAAGAAGAGGGCTATGAGCTGGTCGTGGACCTGGAGGCGCAGGTCGTGATCAAGCCCAGCGGTGAAACCCTCGCGTTTGAAGTGGATACCTTCCGCAAACACTGCCTGTTAAATGGTCTGGATGACATCGGCTTGACGCTCGAAGATGCGGACGATATCCGTGAATACGAAGCCAAGCGCCGCGAACAGGCGCCGTGGTTGTTCGACGCTGTGAAGTAA
- the leuB gene encoding 3-isopropylmalate dehydrogenase, producing the protein MSKKVMILPGDGIGPEIIEQAVAVLKTADEKFSLDLEFSEGLIGGASIDAHGEPLTDAELAKAGECDAVLLGAVGGPKWDTLERAIRPERGLLKIRSGLGLYANLRPAILYPQLAEASSLKPEVVSGLDILIVRELTGGIYFGEPRGIQTLENGEKQGFNTYVYKESEIERIARTAFEAAKKRGGKLCSVDKANVLEVTVLWREVLDRLAPEYPEVELSHMYVDNAAMQLVRAPKQFDVMVTGNMFGDILSDAAAMLTGSIGMLPSASMNETGFGLYEPCHGSAPDIAGQGIANPLATILSAAMMLRYSLNMGEAADAIEAAVSKVLDQGLRTGDIHTEGTKKVSTAEMGAAVVAAL; encoded by the coding sequence ATGAGCAAGAAAGTCATGATTCTTCCGGGCGATGGTATTGGCCCGGAAATTATCGAGCAGGCGGTTGCGGTATTGAAAACCGCGGACGAAAAATTCTCACTCGATCTGGAATTCAGTGAGGGTTTGATTGGTGGGGCGTCGATCGATGCCCACGGTGAACCGCTGACCGACGCTGAGCTGGCCAAGGCGGGCGAGTGCGACGCGGTGCTGCTGGGTGCGGTAGGTGGTCCCAAGTGGGACACACTGGAGCGCGCCATTCGCCCAGAGCGCGGGCTGCTAAAAATTCGCAGCGGACTGGGCCTGTACGCGAACTTGCGTCCGGCCATTCTTTACCCGCAATTGGCTGAGGCATCTTCGCTGAAGCCGGAAGTGGTTTCCGGTCTCGATATTCTGATCGTACGCGAGCTCACCGGCGGTATTTACTTCGGTGAACCGCGCGGTATCCAGACGCTGGAAAATGGTGAAAAGCAGGGCTTTAACACCTACGTCTACAAAGAGTCTGAAATCGAGCGCATTGCACGCACAGCGTTTGAAGCGGCGAAAAAACGCGGCGGCAAACTGTGTTCTGTGGATAAGGCCAACGTACTGGAAGTTACCGTGCTATGGCGCGAAGTACTGGATCGCCTCGCGCCAGAGTACCCGGAGGTTGAACTGTCCCACATGTACGTGGATAACGCAGCGATGCAGCTGGTGCGCGCACCCAAGCAGTTTGATGTGATGGTGACCGGCAATATGTTTGGCGATATTTTGTCGGATGCCGCCGCCATGCTGACTGGCTCCATTGGCATGCTGCCTTCTGCGTCCATGAACGAAACCGGGTTTGGTCTGTACGAACCCTGTCATGGCAGCGCACCGGATATCGCTGGGCAGGGTATTGCCAATCCGCTGGCGACCATCCTGTCTGCGGCCATGATGCTGCGTTACTCCCTGAACATGGGCGAAGCCGCCGATGCCATTGAGGCAGCGGTAAGCAAGGTGCTGGATCAGGGGCTGCGTACAGGGGATATCCACACCGAAGGCACGAAGAAAGTCTCTACCGCAGAAATGGGTGCGGCAGTAGTGGCGGCGCTGTAA
- a CDS encoding TIGR04219 family outer membrane beta-barrel protein produces the protein MKKITLALCAALASASASADTILGFDATAGAWKPSYTGAVGVDSYNVDEFSLAEDNATFLQVALEHPIPVIPNILLAHSKIETSGMAMLSEDVTFADETFTVGSDVTSDINLTHTDATLYYEILDNWVNLDLGLTARQYSGELTVAAETLSENIELSGVLPMVYGVARFDLPFTGWSIIAQGNGTSYKGDSHTDLTAKVRWDFVPAIDFAIEAGYRVMSLDVQELDAFQSDLEIKGPYIGLNLHL, from the coding sequence ATGAAAAAAATCACCCTGGCCCTATGCGCGGCCCTGGCTTCTGCCAGCGCCAGTGCCGATACCATCCTCGGTTTTGACGCCACTGCCGGCGCTTGGAAACCCTCCTACACCGGCGCAGTTGGTGTGGACAGCTACAACGTGGACGAGTTTTCCCTGGCGGAAGACAACGCCACCTTCCTGCAGGTTGCGCTGGAGCACCCGATTCCGGTAATTCCGAATATCCTGCTCGCGCACAGTAAGATCGAAACCAGCGGCATGGCCATGCTGAGTGAAGATGTCACCTTCGCCGATGAAACCTTTACCGTTGGCTCTGACGTCACCTCCGATATCAACCTGACCCATACCGACGCCACCCTGTACTACGAGATTCTCGACAACTGGGTGAACCTGGACCTGGGTCTAACTGCTCGCCAATACAGCGGCGAGCTGACCGTAGCTGCCGAGACCCTGTCTGAGAACATCGAACTGTCTGGCGTGCTGCCAATGGTTTACGGTGTTGCCCGTTTCGACCTGCCCTTCACCGGTTGGTCCATCATTGCCCAGGGTAACGGCACCAGCTACAAAGGCGACAGCCATACCGATTTGACGGCCAAAGTGCGCTGGGACTTTGTTCCTGCCATCGACTTCGCCATCGAAGCTGGCTACCGCGTAATGAGCCTGGATGTGCAGGAACTGGACGCTTTCCAGAGCGACCTGGAAATCAAAGGCCCTTACATCGGCCTAAACCTGCACCTGTAA
- the asd gene encoding aspartate-semialdehyde dehydrogenase translates to MNKVGFVGWRGMVGSVLMGRMLEENDFAHIAEPVFFSTSNAGGKAPEIGKEVAPLKNAYDLDALAELDAIVSCQGGDYTKEVFGKLREQGWQGYWIDAASSLRMDDDAIIVLDPVNRDVIDQGIESGVKNFIGGNCTVSLMLMALGGLFREGLVEWITAQTYQAASGAGAKNMRELISQMGSIRDGVANELADPSSAILEIDRKVAENMRSAEFPTSEFGAPLAGSLLPWIDTPMESGQSREEWKAQVEANKILGTSADVPVDGTCVRIGAMRCHSQAFTVKLKKDLPLAEIEQLIGTANDWVKVVPNDREVTVQELTPTAVTGKLDIPVGRLRKLSMGGEYLNAFTVGDQLLWGAAEPLRRVLLILMGKL, encoded by the coding sequence ATGAACAAGGTAGGTTTCGTAGGCTGGCGCGGTATGGTCGGCTCGGTTTTGATGGGGCGCATGCTGGAAGAAAACGACTTCGCACATATTGCTGAGCCGGTATTTTTCTCCACATCCAATGCCGGTGGTAAAGCGCCGGAAATTGGCAAGGAAGTCGCTCCCCTCAAAAACGCCTACGATCTGGATGCACTGGCCGAGCTGGACGCGATTGTCAGCTGTCAGGGTGGTGACTACACCAAGGAAGTGTTTGGAAAATTACGCGAGCAGGGTTGGCAAGGCTACTGGATCGATGCCGCCTCCAGCCTGCGCATGGACGATGATGCGATCATCGTACTGGACCCGGTTAACCGCGATGTGATTGACCAGGGTATTGAGTCCGGCGTGAAGAATTTTATTGGCGGTAACTGCACCGTGAGCCTGATGCTGATGGCACTGGGCGGTTTGTTCCGCGAAGGTTTGGTGGAGTGGATCACCGCTCAGACCTACCAGGCCGCGAGTGGCGCTGGCGCCAAGAATATGCGTGAGCTGATTTCCCAGATGGGCAGTATTCGCGATGGTGTTGCCAACGAGTTGGCTGACCCGTCAAGCGCAATTCTCGAGATCGATCGCAAGGTTGCGGAAAACATGCGCAGTGCGGAATTCCCCACCAGCGAATTTGGTGCACCGCTCGCCGGCAGCCTGCTGCCGTGGATTGATACCCCGATGGAATCCGGCCAGAGCCGCGAAGAGTGGAAGGCACAAGTTGAGGCCAACAAAATCCTCGGTACTAGCGCCGATGTGCCGGTGGATGGCACCTGTGTACGGATCGGCGCCATGCGCTGCCACAGCCAGGCGTTTACCGTGAAGCTGAAGAAAGATCTGCCGCTGGCAGAAATCGAACAGCTGATCGGCACCGCCAATGATTGGGTTAAGGTGGTTCCCAATGATCGCGAAGTCACTGTGCAGGAGCTGACCCCGACTGCGGTAACCGGCAAGCTGGATATCCCGGTTGGCCGTCTGCGCAAGCTGAGCATGGGTGGTGAATACCTGAATGCGTTCACCGTCGGCGATCAGTTGCTTTGGGGTGCTGCCGAGCCGCTGCGCCGTGTGCTGCTTATCCTGATGGGCAAGCTGTAA
- the aroC gene encoding chorismate synthase, with the protein MSGNTFGKLFCVTTFGESHGPALGCIVDGCPPGLEISAEEIQLELDRRKPGTSRYTTQRREADQVKILSGVFEGKTTGTPIGLLIENTDQRSKDYANISEQIRPAHADYTYWAKFGLRDYRGGGRSSARETAMRVAAGAIAKKWLKQQFGIEVRGYLSQLGPIKVDKLDWSQVNENPFFCPDTDKVPEMEEYMQALIKEGNSIGARISVHASGVPAGLGEPIFDRLDADLAHALMSINAVKGVEIGAGFASVEQKGTEHRDEITEDGFQSNHAGGVLGGISSGQELIAHIALKPTSSLRIPGKSLDINGNSIEVVTKGRHDPCVGIRATPIAEAMMALVLVDHVMRQRAQNGDVKFDLTIPAGESA; encoded by the coding sequence ATGTCGGGCAATACATTTGGCAAGCTGTTCTGTGTCACCACTTTTGGCGAGAGCCACGGCCCCGCGCTGGGCTGCATTGTGGATGGCTGCCCTCCGGGACTGGAGATCAGTGCAGAAGAAATTCAGTTGGAGCTGGACCGCCGCAAGCCCGGCACCTCCCGTTACACCACCCAGCGCCGCGAAGCGGATCAGGTGAAAATCCTCTCGGGCGTATTTGAGGGCAAGACCACCGGTACGCCGATTGGTTTGTTGATCGAAAATACCGACCAGCGCTCCAAAGACTACGCCAATATCTCCGAGCAGATTCGCCCGGCCCATGCTGATTACACCTACTGGGCCAAGTTTGGTCTGCGCGACTATCGCGGTGGTGGCCGCTCTTCCGCGCGCGAAACCGCCATGCGCGTGGCCGCGGGAGCTATTGCCAAAAAGTGGTTGAAGCAGCAGTTCGGCATTGAGGTGCGCGGTTACCTGTCGCAACTGGGGCCGATCAAAGTGGATAAGCTCGACTGGTCGCAGGTGAACGAAAACCCGTTCTTCTGCCCGGATACGGACAAGGTGCCGGAGATGGAAGAGTACATGCAGGCCCTGATCAAGGAGGGTAACTCCATTGGTGCGCGCATTTCTGTACATGCCAGCGGTGTACCGGCGGGCCTTGGCGAGCCGATTTTTGATCGCCTGGATGCAGATCTGGCCCATGCACTGATGAGTATCAATGCCGTTAAAGGTGTGGAGATCGGGGCCGGTTTTGCGTCGGTGGAACAGAAGGGTACCGAACACCGGGACGAAATTACCGAAGACGGTTTCCAGTCCAATCATGCCGGCGGTGTATTGGGGGGAATCTCAAGCGGTCAGGAGCTGATCGCGCACATTGCGTTGAAGCCCACCTCCAGCCTGCGCATTCCGGGTAAGAGCCTGGACATCAACGGCAACTCCATCGAGGTGGTTACCAAAGGTCGCCACGATCCCTGTGTTGGTATTCGCGCAACGCCCATTGCGGAAGCGATGATGGCGCTGGTACTGGTGGATCATGTAATGCGTCAGCGCGCTCAGAATGGCGATGTAAAGTTTGATCTAACGATCCCGGCAGGTGAGTCTGCCTGA
- a CDS encoding 5-carboxymethyl-2-hydroxymuconate Delta-isomerase produces MPHLVIEYSQKLEDSISIPALVSNGQQAMNDTGLFNAGAIKTRAVPFREFVLGKSHEGSSNLFIHAEVRILEGRTSEQKEALSAAIFNYLCEAAPEVPEISVEVRDMQKASYSKRVPF; encoded by the coding sequence ATGCCGCATCTAGTGATTGAATATTCGCAAAAACTGGAAGACAGCATTTCCATTCCCGCCCTGGTCAGCAACGGTCAGCAGGCCATGAATGACACCGGACTCTTCAACGCCGGCGCGATCAAAACCCGCGCCGTTCCCTTCCGGGAATTCGTACTGGGAAAAAGCCATGAAGGCTCCAGCAATCTGTTTATTCACGCGGAAGTGCGCATCCTTGAGGGGCGTACCAGCGAACAGAAAGAAGCCCTGAGCGCCGCCATCTTCAATTATCTATGCGAAGCGGCACCCGAGGTTCCGGAAATTTCCGTGGAAGTGCGGGACATGCAAAAGGCGAGCTACTCCAAGCGCGTGCCTTTCTAG
- the leuC gene encoding 3-isopropylmalate dehydratase large subunit: protein MGHPQNKKQTLYDKLWEDHLVKSRDDGTALIYIDRHLIHEVTSPQAFEGLRLAGRKPWRTDSVVATPDHNVPSHVEERAGGIEGIVDEVSRIQVKTLNENCEDFGIVEFGINDPGQGIVHVIGPETGATLPGMTVVCGDSHTSTHGALGALAHGIGTSEVEHVMATQCLIQKKMKNMLVRVDGELGPGVTAKDVVLAIIGKIGTAGGTGYAIEFGGSAIRSLSMEGRMTVCNMAIEAGARAGMVAVDDVTLEYVKDKPYAPKGEMWKLAVDNWSRLHSDDGAHFDAVVELQAEEIEPQVSWGTSPEMVVPVSALVPSPADENDATKKAGIERALEYMGLEGGQKITDIQLDRVFIGSCTNSRIEDLRAAAVVAKGRKKAESVKQVLVVPGSQAVKAQAEKEGLDKVFIEAGFEWREPSCSMCLAMNADKLGAGEHCASTSNRNFEGRQGYGGRTHLVSPSMAAAAAIAGHFVDVRDMQEAA, encoded by the coding sequence ATGGGCCACCCACAGAATAAAAAACAGACGTTGTACGACAAGCTCTGGGAAGACCATTTGGTCAAGAGCCGCGACGACGGCACCGCACTGATTTATATCGACCGTCACCTGATTCACGAAGTGACCTCACCACAAGCGTTTGAAGGCCTGCGCCTTGCCGGCCGCAAGCCCTGGCGCACCGATTCCGTCGTCGCAACACCGGACCACAATGTGCCGTCCCACGTGGAAGAGCGCGCTGGCGGTATCGAAGGCATTGTCGACGAAGTTTCCCGCATTCAGGTGAAGACACTGAATGAGAACTGCGAAGACTTCGGTATCGTTGAATTCGGCATCAATGATCCCGGTCAGGGCATTGTGCATGTGATCGGTCCCGAGACTGGCGCGACTCTGCCGGGTATGACCGTCGTATGTGGTGACTCCCACACCTCTACCCACGGCGCGCTTGGTGCGTTGGCGCACGGTATCGGTACCTCTGAGGTGGAGCACGTAATGGCCACCCAGTGTCTGATCCAGAAGAAAATGAAAAACATGCTGGTGCGTGTGGACGGGGAACTCGGTCCGGGTGTTACCGCAAAAGACGTGGTACTGGCCATTATCGGCAAGATCGGTACCGCTGGTGGCACCGGTTATGCGATTGAATTTGGCGGTTCCGCGATTCGCTCCCTGTCTATGGAAGGTCGTATGACCGTGTGCAACATGGCGATCGAAGCCGGTGCCCGCGCGGGTATGGTTGCGGTGGACGACGTCACTCTGGAATACGTAAAAGACAAACCTTACGCGCCAAAAGGTGAGATGTGGAAGTTAGCGGTAGATAACTGGAGCCGTTTGCACTCCGATGACGGTGCGCACTTTGATGCGGTTGTCGAGCTGCAAGCTGAAGAGATCGAGCCGCAGGTCAGCTGGGGTACCTCTCCGGAAATGGTGGTACCGGTCAGCGCACTGGTACCGAGTCCGGCCGATGAAAATGATGCGACCAAAAAAGCGGGCATCGAACGCGCACTGGAATATATGGGGCTGGAAGGCGGTCAGAAAATTACCGATATCCAGTTGGATCGCGTGTTTATCGGTTCCTGCACCAACTCCCGTATTGAAGATTTGCGCGCCGCTGCAGTGGTGGCAAAGGGCCGCAAAAAAGCCGAGAGCGTCAAGCAGGTCTTGGTGGTTCCCGGTTCTCAGGCGGTAAAAGCGCAGGCGGAAAAAGAGGGCCTGGACAAGGTCTTTATCGAAGCGGGCTTCGAGTGGCGCGAGCCTTCCTGCTCCATGTGCCTGGCCATGAATGCCGACAAACTCGGTGCGGGCGAACACTGCGCGTCCACTTCTAACCGCAACTTCGAAGGGCGCCAGGGCTACGGTGGTCGTACCCATCTGGTCAGTCCGAGCATGGCTGCGGCAGCGGCAATTGCCGGCCACTTTGTTGATGTACGTGACATGCAGGAGGCCGCGTAA
- the folE gene encoding GTP cyclohydrolase I FolE produces the protein MKEHYAHIIEAIGEDLQRPGLLDTPKRAAKAMQYLTRGYQQTVEEVVNDALFPSDCSEMVLVKDIELYSMCEHHLLPFIGKAHVAYIPDGKVLGLSKVARIVDMFARRLQIQEQLTVQIAETVRQVTGAAGVGVIVEAKHMCMMMRGVEKQNSVMKTSAMLGSFRSEQATRNEFLSLIR, from the coding sequence ATGAAAGAACATTACGCACACATCATTGAAGCCATTGGCGAAGATCTGCAGCGCCCGGGGCTGCTCGACACCCCCAAGCGCGCCGCCAAAGCCATGCAGTATCTTACCCGCGGCTACCAGCAAACCGTAGAAGAGGTCGTCAACGACGCGCTGTTCCCATCGGACTGCAGCGAAATGGTGCTGGTGAAAGATATTGAACTCTACTCCATGTGTGAACACCACTTGCTGCCGTTTATCGGCAAGGCACACGTTGCTTATATTCCTGATGGCAAAGTGCTCGGTCTGTCCAAAGTGGCGCGCATTGTAGACATGTTTGCCCGTCGTTTGCAGATTCAGGAACAACTGACCGTACAAATTGCGGAAACCGTACGTCAGGTAACCGGGGCTGCAGGTGTTGGCGTTATCGTTGAAGCCAAGCACATGTGCATGATGATGCGCGGCGTGGAAAAGCAGAATTCGGTAATGAAAACTTCCGCCATGCTCGGCTCTTTCCGCAGTGAGCAGGCAACCCGCAACGAATTTTTGTCTTTGATTCGTTAA
- the sixA gene encoding phosphohistidine phosphatase SixA gives MLLFVMRHGRAEPISKSDETRALTEDGREQVAAVCKERASELAQVKTIWASPFVRTRQTAKIVADIFDLPVEINEVLTGDTPAQAVLDALAEVDEKDFPVLLVSHQPLVGTLVNRLCGSAEELPMGTSTLACLSADVWAWDCAELEWLQHKP, from the coding sequence GTGCTGTTGTTTGTTATGCGCCACGGGCGGGCAGAACCCATTAGTAAAAGTGACGAGACCCGCGCCCTTACCGAGGACGGTCGCGAACAGGTCGCCGCGGTATGCAAGGAGCGCGCCTCAGAGCTCGCACAGGTAAAGACTATCTGGGCGAGTCCGTTCGTGCGTACCCGCCAGACAGCGAAGATTGTTGCGGACATCTTTGATTTGCCGGTGGAGATCAACGAGGTCTTGACCGGCGATACCCCGGCTCAGGCGGTTCTGGATGCACTGGCGGAAGTGGATGAGAAAGACTTCCCGGTGTTGCTGGTCAGCCACCAGCCACTGGTGGGCACTCTAGTTAATCGGCTCTGCGGCAGTGCGGAAGAACTCCCTATGGGGACTTCGACTCTCGCTTGTCTGTCTGCGGATGTCTGGGCGTGGGATTGCGCAGAACTCGAGTGGTTGCAGCACAAGCCCTGA
- a CDS encoding LysR family transcriptional regulator, whose amino-acid sequence MEIQWLRAFLAISEQGSVSEAAEHLHLTQPAVSKRLASLEQQLGSPLFDRIGRKLQLTNAGRALLPRARHILNEVSDAERELRSLGETIGGSLRIATSHHVGLHHLPPVLRDFSNRYPDVALDIDFVDSEQAYEALMAGEYELAVVTLALKDYPSLNAQIIWPDPCVVVAAPDHPLAQMPELNLAALAQYPAILPDMNTYTGRLIKREFDAHGLKLTAKLATNFLETIKMMAGVGLGWSVLPKTLVDSSLAELPMPQLTIQRNLGIIYHRNRTLSNAANALQQLLVKEARGL is encoded by the coding sequence ATGGAAATTCAGTGGCTTAGAGCCTTTCTCGCGATCTCGGAACAGGGATCCGTGTCGGAAGCGGCAGAGCATCTGCACCTGACCCAGCCCGCAGTGAGCAAACGACTGGCCTCGCTGGAGCAACAACTGGGCTCCCCCCTGTTTGATCGCATCGGCCGTAAATTGCAGCTCACCAATGCCGGCCGCGCGCTGCTACCGCGCGCGCGCCACATTTTGAATGAAGTGAGTGATGCCGAGCGCGAACTGCGCAGTCTTGGGGAGACCATCGGTGGCAGCCTGCGCATCGCCACCAGCCACCACGTGGGCCTGCATCACCTGCCCCCGGTGCTGCGCGACTTCAGCAACCGCTACCCGGACGTGGCCCTGGATATTGATTTTGTCGATTCGGAGCAGGCCTACGAGGCCCTGATGGCGGGCGAGTATGAATTGGCGGTGGTGACCCTGGCACTCAAGGACTACCCAAGCCTCAACGCACAGATTATCTGGCCCGACCCCTGCGTGGTGGTGGCCGCCCCCGACCACCCGCTGGCACAGATGCCCGAGCTGAATCTGGCGGCACTGGCCCAGTACCCGGCGATTCTTCCGGATATGAACACCTATACCGGGCGCCTGATCAAGCGGGAGTTCGACGCCCATGGGCTCAAGCTCACCGCCAAACTGGCCACCAATTTCCTGGAAACCATCAAGATGATGGCCGGTGTCGGCCTCGGCTGGAGCGTGCTGCCCAAAACCCTGGTGGACAGCAGCCTTGCGGAACTGCCTATGCCGCAGCTCACCATCCAGCGTAATTTGGGCATCATCTACCATCGCAATCGCACCCTGAGTAACGCCGCCAATGCGTTGCAGCAGTTGCTGGTAAAGGAGGCCCGCGGGCTCTGA
- the prmB gene encoding 50S ribosomal protein L3 N(5)-glutamine methyltransferase has translation MIEKRESDLHELQTVLDFIRWGASRFNEAELWFGHGTDNAWDEAVLLVTHALHLPMDSKPEILSARLTMKERQQVMAVLEKRANARVPAPYLTNEAWFCDLPFYVDERVLVPRSPIGELIRHRFEPWLQQEPLAILDLCCGSGCIGIACADTFPGARVDLSDISQDAIDVAQININRHQLNDEVRAVRSDLFAGLKGCSYDLIVSNPPYVDARDLAEMPAEYHAEPGLALGSGDDGLDFTRRLLLEAPDYLQPEGILVCEVGNSWEALEAAYPRVPFFWPELEDGGHGVFVLTREDLLACREMFEEGAAK, from the coding sequence ATGATAGAGAAACGGGAGTCCGATTTGCATGAATTGCAGACCGTTCTGGACTTTATCCGCTGGGGCGCTAGCCGCTTCAATGAAGCAGAGCTGTGGTTTGGTCACGGTACCGACAATGCTTGGGATGAAGCTGTCCTGTTGGTCACGCACGCCCTGCACCTGCCGATGGATAGCAAGCCGGAAATCCTCTCTGCGCGCCTGACCATGAAAGAGCGCCAGCAGGTGATGGCGGTGCTGGAGAAGCGCGCCAATGCCCGAGTGCCCGCGCCCTATCTGACCAATGAGGCTTGGTTTTGCGATTTGCCGTTTTACGTGGACGAGCGGGTTCTGGTGCCCCGCTCGCCAATTGGTGAGTTGATCCGCCACCGCTTCGAGCCCTGGCTGCAGCAGGAACCGCTGGCGATACTCGACTTGTGCTGCGGCAGTGGCTGCATCGGGATCGCCTGCGCGGATACCTTTCCCGGCGCGCGGGTGGATCTGAGCGATATTTCGCAGGATGCCATCGACGTTGCGCAGATCAATATCAACCGCCATCAGCTGAATGATGAAGTGCGCGCGGTGCGGTCGGATCTGTTTGCCGGGTTGAAGGGCTGCAGTTATGACCTGATTGTAAGCAACCCTCCTTATGTGGATGCGCGGGACTTGGCGGAAATGCCGGCGGAGTATCACGCCGAGCCCGGCCTGGCGCTGGGTTCCGGCGACGACGGCCTGGATTTTACCCGGCGCCTGCTGCTAGAGGCCCCGGACTACCTGCAGCCAGAGGGCATTCTGGTGTGTGAGGTAGGCAACAGCTGGGAGGCACTGGAAGCGGCGTATCCGCGTGTGCCATTTTTCTGGCCGGAGCTGGAAGATGGTGGCCATGGGGTATTCGTGCTGACGCGTGAAGACCTGCTGGCTTGTCGGGAGATGTTTGAAGAGGGCGCGGCAAAATAG
- a CDS encoding alpha/beta fold hydrolase — protein sequence MSALSSQITPDFTPPREVVLDVQGNAIAARQWGNPAGVPVLALHGWLDNCASFDAMAPFLHSLNVVAIDLAGHGQSYHRHKDANYTIWTEIEDVMATADALGWEKFSMLAHSRGAVIGTIAAATFPERVRRLALIDGLVPPPTTDEEAPETLRKGIEQRARYRDRKSRVFESIDVAVNARKNGLFKLSDDAARALVERGIRPCEGGFTWSNDPQLMAASVAKLNEPQVRAFLARATMPIRLALGKEGIQGMLERIRPLAEQVPSIELREFAGGHHLHMEGSGEEIAHWFEPFLRGEG from the coding sequence ATGAGCGCTTTATCCTCCCAAATTACTCCCGACTTTACTCCACCCAGGGAAGTTGTTCTGGACGTTCAGGGCAATGCCATTGCCGCTCGGCAGTGGGGGAACCCGGCGGGTGTACCGGTATTGGCGTTACACGGCTGGCTGGACAACTGCGCCAGCTTTGACGCAATGGCGCCTTTTCTACACAGCCTCAATGTTGTGGCTATCGATCTCGCCGGGCACGGTCAGAGTTACCATCGCCACAAAGATGCGAATTACACCATCTGGACAGAAATCGAAGATGTGATGGCGACTGCGGATGCGTTGGGTTGGGAGAAGTTTTCCATGCTGGCGCATTCCCGCGGCGCGGTAATTGGCACCATTGCGGCGGCCACTTTTCCCGAGCGGGTGCGGCGCCTGGCTCTGATCGATGGCCTGGTGCCACCGCCGACAACGGATGAGGAAGCACCGGAGACCCTGCGCAAAGGTATCGAGCAGCGCGCGCGTTATCGCGACCGCAAGAGTCGCGTATTTGAGTCCATTGATGTTGCGGTGAATGCGCGAAAGAACGGCCTGTTCAAGTTGAGCGACGATGCGGCGCGCGCACTGGTGGAGCGCGGTATCCGTCCGTGCGAGGGCGGTTTTACCTGGAGCAATGACCCGCAATTAATGGCGGCTTCGGTGGCCAAGCTCAACGAGCCGCAAGTACGCGCCTTTCTCGCGCGCGCCACCATGCCAATTCGGCTGGCGCTGGGAAAAGAGGGGATTCAGGGAATGCTTGAGCGTATCCGACCGCTTGCGGAACAGGTGCCGAGTATTGAGCTGCGTGAGTTTGCCGGTGGTCATCACCTGCATATGGAAGGCAGCGGGGAAGAGATTGCCCACTGGTTCGAGCCATTTCTACGTGGGGAAGGGTAG